The Thioalbus denitrificans region ACACGGAACACGGAACACGGAACACGGAACACGGAACACGGAACACGGAACACGGAACACGGAACACGGAACACGGAACACGGAACACGGAACACCCGGGCCTCACTCCCTGTCCACCATCCCCTTCAGACGGTAGAGCGTCTCCAGCGCCTCGCGCGGGCTGAGCGCGTCGGGCTCCACTGTACGCAGGGCCTCCAGGGCGGGGTGGGGCGGCGCGGCGGGGAAGAGGTCGGCCTGCCGCGGGGCCGAGGCCGCCACCGGGTGACCGTGCTCCCGGTTCTGGTCCTCCAGTTCCCGCAGCTTCTCCCGCGCCTGGCCGATGACCTCCCGGGGTACGCCGGCCAGCTGGGCCACCTGCAGGCCGTAGCTCTGGTTCGCCGGCCCCTCTTTCACTGCGTGCAGGAAGACGATTCCCTCGCCGTGCTCCACCGCGTCCAGGTGCACATTGACCACGCCCTCGTACTGTTCGGGCAGGGCGGTCAGCTCGAAGTAGTGGGTGGCGAACAGGGTGAAGGCGCGCAGCCGGCTCGCCAGCCAGGCGGCGCTGGACCAGGCCAGGGAGAGCCCGTCGAAGGTGCTGGTGCCCCGACCCACCTCGTCCATCAGCACCAGGCTCTCGGCGGTGGCGTTGTGGAGGATGTTGGCCGTCTCGGTCATCTCCACCATGAAGGTGGAACGTCCGCCGGCGAGATCGTCGGAAGCGCCGATGCGGGTGAAGATGCGGTCGATGGGGCCGATTCGCGCGCGCCGGGCCGGCACGAAGGCGCCGGTGTGGGCAAGCAGGGCGGTGAGGGCGATCTGGCGCATGTAGGTGGACTTGCCGCCCATGTTGGGGCCGGTGATGACGAGCATGCGCCGGGTCTCGTCGAGGTGCACGTCGTTGGGCACGAAGGGGGCTTCCAGCACCTGTTCCACCACCGGGTGGCGCCCCGCCTCGACGACGATCCCCGGTTCGTCCACCAGCTCCGGCGGCACCAGGTCCTGGGCGGCGGCCCGTGCGGCCAGGTTGGCCAGCACATCCAGCTCCGCCAGCGCCGCGGCGGTGGACTGCAGCCGCGGAAGCTCCGCGGCGAGGCAGTCCAGCAACTCCTCGTAGAGGGCCTTCTCCCGCGCCAGCGCCCGCTCCCGGCTGGAGAGCACCTTGTCCTCGAAGCCCTTGAGCTCCGGGGTGATGTAGCGTTCCACGTTCTTCAGGGTCTGGCGCCGGGTGTACTCGGTGGGCGCCTTGGCGGCCTGGCTGCGGCTGATTTCGATGTAGTAGCCGTGCACCCGGTTGTAGCCGAACCTGAGGGTGGGGATACCGGTACGCTCCCGTTCCCGCAGCTCCATCTCCAGCAGGCGGTCGCCGGCGTCCTCGCTCAGGCCGCGCAGCTCGTCGAGCTCCTCGTCGTAGCCCGGGGCGATCACCCCGCCATCGCGCACCAGCACCGGCGGGGTCTCCACCAGGGCGCGGCAGAGGCGCTCATGCAGCGCCGGCAGGGGCGCGGTCTCGCCGGCGAGCTCCGCCAGCCGGGGGGAGTCCAGCCCGGCCAGGGCCGTATTCAGCCCGGGCAGCATGCCCAGCGCCAGGCGCAGCTGGCCGAGATCCCGTGGCCGCGCCGAGCGCAGGGCCACCCGCGCCAGAATCCGCTCCACGTCGCCGATGCCCCGCAGCAGCGGGGCGATCCCCTCGTGGCGGTGCTCCTCGAGCAGGGTGCCGACGGCGTGCTGGCGCAGGCGCAGCGTGGTGCGGTCGCGCAGCGGGCGCTGCAGCCAGCGGGCCAGCAGCCGCGAGCCCATGGGGGTGGCGGTCTGGTCCAGCACTGCCAGCAGGGTGTGCTCGCGCCCCCCCGAGAGGTTGACCGTGAGCTCCAGGTTGCGGCGGGTGGCCGCGTCGAGAATGACGCTCTCCTCCCGGGACTCGGTGCGCAGGGCGCGGATGTGGGGCAGGGCGCTGCGCTGGGTGTCCTTGGCGTACTGCAGCAGACAGCCGGCCGCGCCCACCGCCAGGGGCAGGTGGGCGCAGCCGAAGGGGTCCAGGTCGCGGGTGCCGAACTGGGCGCAGAGCTCCCGGGTGGCGGTCTGCGGGTCGAAGTACCAGGGCGGCTGGCGGGTGGGGCGGAAGCGCGGCTCCAGGAAACCGGACTCCAGCTCCTCGTCCACCAGCAGCTCGGCGGGCTGCAGCCGCTCCAGCTCGCCGAGCAGCGCCTCCCGGCCCTCCACCTCCAGCACCTGGAAGCGGCCGCTGGTGATGTCCAGGCTCGCCAGGCCGTAGTGCCCGTCGTGGCCGGCCAGCGCCACCAGCAGGTTGTCCCGGCGCTCCTCCAGCAGGGCCTCGTCGCTGACGGTGCCGGGGGTGACCACGCGCACCACCTGGCGCTCCACCGGCCCCTTGGAGGCGGCGGGATCGCCGATCTGCTCGCAGATGGCCACCGACTCGCCCAGCCGCACCAGGCGGCCCAGGTAGCTCTCCACCGCGTGCACGGGCACGCCCGCCATGGGAATCGGCGCCCCCGCCGACTGGCCCCGGGTGGTCAGGGTGATGTCCAGCAGCTTCGCCACCCGCCGGGCGTCGTCGTAGAACAGCTCGTAGAAATCGCCCATGCGGTAGAACAGCAGCCGGTGGGGCTGCTCCGCCTTGATGCGCAGGTACTGCTGCATCATCGGCGTGTGGCGGGAGAGGTCCTGGATTGCCTGGGTCATGGGGGCGCAGTTTAACGGATGCGGACCGGGGGGTGGAGTGGGTGGCGAGCAGGAGCGGGGCGGACGACATTGACAGGGCGATTTAATAGACTAAATTGCTATGATATTAGGGCGTGTCCCCGCCCCACCCCGCACACCCCTTTCGGCTTCGCGGAGCCTCCTTCTCGGCACAACCCTGTGTCTTCCGCCGATTACCTCTCCACAGGGGTGTCCCGACGGCATCGAGGAGGAAAATATGGCGACCTGGAACCTGTCCGGAAACTATGCGGAGACCTGCAGCTGCTCCGTACCCTGCCCCTGCAACTTCCTGAACGCCCCCACGGAGGAGGACTGCACCGCCTGGGCGGCGTGGCACATCGAGGAGGGCGAATTCGACGGCACGCCGCTCGGCGGCCTCAATGTCGCCCTTGCCCTCAACTCGCCCGGCCACATGCTGGAGACCAAGTGGCGGGTGGCCATGTATGTGGATGACCGGGCCGGGGAAGCCCAGCGCGAGGCCCTGCAGCAGATCTTCGGCGGCGAGGCCGGCGGCCTGTTCGGCGAGCTGAAGGGCTTCATCGGCGAGGTCGCGGGGGTGCGCAGCGCCGCCATCGAGTTCCGCAACGCGGGTGGCGGTCGCCACTTCAGCATCGAAGGGGCCGGGTCGGCGGACATCGAGCCGGTGGCGGGCGAGGGCGGCCAGGCAGTGCGCATCGACAACGCGCCCCTGTCGCTGTCTCCCGGTCAGCCGCTCACCGTGGGCAAGGCCGCGGCGGTCAGCCTGAGCGACCACGGCATCACGCTGGGGAAGGCGGGTCTCAACGCCTTTTTCGCTCCCTTCAGCTACACCTCCGGGTAGGCCGGGCGATGACCGCCACGACGGCCCGGCCATTCGCCGGCGGCTGGGTGGTCTGGATTCCGCTCGCCCTGGTGGTCACTGCGGCCTGGGCCTACCTGCTGGTCATCGACCGGCAGATGGCCATGACGGAGTGGCTCAGCGGCCTGCCCGTGCTGATGCCGATGAGCAGCAGCTGGAGCAGCGCGGATGCCGTGCTCATCTTCGCCATGTGGACGGTGATGATGGTGGCGATGATGACCCCGACGCTGGTGCCGCTACTGCTCCTGGTCACGCGGCTCCGGCCGGGCGGCCGGGGTCGGCTGCTGGTCCGGGTCGGCGCCCTGATCGTCGGCTACAGCATCACCTGGGCGCTGTTCAGCGCCATTGCCACCGGTGTCCACTGGGCCCTGCTGCAGGGTGAGGTGATCACCCCCATGCTGGCGGGACGGCGGGTGGAGTTCGCGGCCGTGCTGCTGGTTGCCGCCGGCCTGTTCCAGCTGACCCCCCTGAAGAACTACTGCCTGACCCGCTGCCGGTCGCCCCTCGGCCTGGTGATGACCGAATGGCGGCCGGGGCCGGCCGGCGCCCTGCGCCTGGGCTGGCTGCACGGCCGCCACTGTGTCGGCTGCTGCTGGGCGCTGATGGGGCTGCTGTTCGTGTTCGGTGCCATGAACCTGCTCTGGGTCGCGGCGCTGTCGCTACTGGTGCTGGCGGAGAAGGCGCTGGTGCGGGGTCCGTGGCCGAGCCGGGTGCTGGGCGGCCTGCTGATTGCCTGGGGGCTGGGTCTGCTGATCCGCGGCGTCTATTGAAGCGCCTCCGGTGAGTCGGTAACTTGGTCGCCATGAACGGCGAAACCGAACTGGAGTCCCTGGCCCGGCGGGTGGGGCGGACGCTGCTGGAGCGGGGGCTGATGCTGGCCACCGCCGAGTCCTGCACCGGCGGCTGGGTGGCGCAGGCCGTGACCGCCGTCGACGGCAGCTCGCAGTGGTTCGAGCGCGGCTTCGTCACCTACAGCAACGCGGCCAAGCAGGAACTGCTGGGGGTGCGGGCGGAGACGCTGGAAGCCCACGGCGCCGTGAGCGAGGCCACCGTGCTGGAGATGGCCACCGGGGCCCTGGCCCACAGCCGGGCCCGGGTGGCGCTCTCCATCAGCGGGGTGGCCGGCCCCACGGGCGGCACGCCGGAAAAACCGGTGGGGACGGTCTGGCACGGCTGGGCGCTGGCGGGGCGGTCGCCCCGGGCGCGCCTGCACCGCTACGACGGCGACCGCACGTCCGTGCGCCGGCAGGCGGTGATCACCGCCCTGGCGGGGTTGCTGGAGCTGCTGGAGGAGCGGGCGGACTGACGCCATGCCGTCCGAACCGTCCGCCCGCGAACGCCTTTTCTTCGCCCTCTGGCCCGGGCCGACGGTGCGGGCGGCCCTGGCCCGGCAGGCGCGGGAGGCCTGTGCCGGCCTGCGGGGGCGCCCGACCCCCGCGGACAACCTCCATGTGACCCTGGCGTTCCTGGGCGACCTGGACGCCGAGCGGCGCGCCTGCATGGAGGCGGTGGCGGGACGCCTGCCGTTCGAACCCTTCGA contains the following coding sequences:
- the mutS gene encoding DNA mismatch repair protein MutS, with amino-acid sequence MTQAIQDLSRHTPMMQQYLRIKAEQPHRLLFYRMGDFYELFYDDARRVAKLLDITLTTRGQSAGAPIPMAGVPVHAVESYLGRLVRLGESVAICEQIGDPAASKGPVERQVVRVVTPGTVSDEALLEERRDNLLVALAGHDGHYGLASLDITSGRFQVLEVEGREALLGELERLQPAELLVDEELESGFLEPRFRPTRQPPWYFDPQTATRELCAQFGTRDLDPFGCAHLPLAVGAAGCLLQYAKDTQRSALPHIRALRTESREESVILDAATRRNLELTVNLSGGREHTLLAVLDQTATPMGSRLLARWLQRPLRDRTTLRLRQHAVGTLLEEHRHEGIAPLLRGIGDVERILARVALRSARPRDLGQLRLALGMLPGLNTALAGLDSPRLAELAGETAPLPALHERLCRALVETPPVLVRDGGVIAPGYDEELDELRGLSEDAGDRLLEMELRERERTGIPTLRFGYNRVHGYYIEISRSQAAKAPTEYTRRQTLKNVERYITPELKGFEDKVLSSRERALAREKALYEELLDCLAAELPRLQSTAAALAELDVLANLAARAAAQDLVPPELVDEPGIVVEAGRHPVVEQVLEAPFVPNDVHLDETRRMLVITGPNMGGKSTYMRQIALTALLAHTGAFVPARRARIGPIDRIFTRIGASDDLAGGRSTFMVEMTETANILHNATAESLVLMDEVGRGTSTFDGLSLAWSSAAWLASRLRAFTLFATHYFELTALPEQYEGVVNVHLDAVEHGEGIVFLHAVKEGPANQSYGLQVAQLAGVPREVIGQAREKLRELEDQNREHGHPVAASAPRQADLFPAAPPHPALEALRTVEPDALSPREALETLYRLKGMVDRE
- a CDS encoding DUF1326 domain-containing protein; amino-acid sequence: MATWNLSGNYAETCSCSVPCPCNFLNAPTEEDCTAWAAWHIEEGEFDGTPLGGLNVALALNSPGHMLETKWRVAMYVDDRAGEAQREALQQIFGGEAGGLFGELKGFIGEVAGVRSAAIEFRNAGGGRHFSIEGAGSADIEPVAGEGGQAVRIDNAPLSLSPGQPLTVGKAAAVSLSDHGITLGKAGLNAFFAPFSYTSG
- a CDS encoding DUF2182 domain-containing protein; the protein is MTATTARPFAGGWVVWIPLALVVTAAWAYLLVIDRQMAMTEWLSGLPVLMPMSSSWSSADAVLIFAMWTVMMVAMMTPTLVPLLLLVTRLRPGGRGRLLVRVGALIVGYSITWALFSAIATGVHWALLQGEVITPMLAGRRVEFAAVLLVAAGLFQLTPLKNYCLTRCRSPLGLVMTEWRPGPAGALRLGWLHGRHCVGCCWALMGLLFVFGAMNLLWVAALSLLVLAEKALVRGPWPSRVLGGLLIAWGLGLLIRGVY
- the pncC gene encoding nicotinamide-nucleotide amidase encodes the protein MNGETELESLARRVGRTLLERGLMLATAESCTGGWVAQAVTAVDGSSQWFERGFVTYSNAAKQELLGVRAETLEAHGAVSEATVLEMATGALAHSRARVALSISGVAGPTGGTPEKPVGTVWHGWALAGRSPRARLHRYDGDRTSVRRQAVITALAGLLELLEERAD